The genomic DNA CGGATGGCCCGGCAGCAAGCAATATATCGCCTGCAGCGTTGGCGCCAGGATTGAAGTCAAGGACTGGGGCGTCGGGAACTGGCAGGCTCTGCTGGCGCGTCTGGGCGAAGACCGGCCCGAGCTCGGCTTGGTGCTGGTCGGGGCGGCGCGGGAGGCGTCGGTAAGCGACATGGCTGCGGCCCGCTGGCGCGGACCGACCATCAATCTGTGCGGCGCGGCGACGCCTCGCGAAACGGCTGCGCTGCTGGCAAGGGCGCGGCTCTTTGTCGGGCACGACTGCGGACCGATGCATCTGGCGGCTGCGATGGGAACTTCGTGCGTGGCGGTGTTCAGCGCGCGCCTGCCGCTTCGCTTGTGGTCTCCTTACGGCGACCATCATCGGGTCGTCTATCATCGTGTGCCGTGCGAAGGATGCGCTCTGGAACGATGCGCGAAATTCCAGAAGAAATGCATTACTTCGATTACCGTCGATGAAGTCTATTTCGCGGCACGTGCGGCGCTCGACGAGTCCCTGGCGGAGCCGGAGTCGACTCGCCGCACCGGCTCCGTGGGCCTTTGATGAAGAGCGGCGTTCGACTGGCCTACCTGGTAACCCATCCGATCCAGTACCAGGCGCCGCTGCTGCGACGAATCGCCGCCGAGCCGGACATCCGGCTCAAGGTCTTCTTCGCAAGCGATGTCTCGCTGCGCGAGTTTGTAGATCGCGGGTTTTCGCGCGCGATTCGCTGGGACGTGCCGCTGCTCAGCGGCTACGAATACGAGTTCCTCCCGGCGCTCGGATCAAAGAATAATCCTTCGTTCTGGCGGCCGATAAACTATGGACTTGCGGCCAGGCTCGAGGCCGGACGATTCGATGCGCTCTGGGTCCACGGCTACATGCGCTGGCAGCATTGGGCGGCCATGGCGGCGGCGAAGCGGCGCGGGATAAAGGTGCTGGTACGGGACGAGGCGACCGCGATCAGCAGCCTGCGCGGTGCGCCGAAGCGCAAGCTCAAAAAGTTGCTATTTGCGTGGCTCAAGAGAGTTGCGGATGGCTTTCTGGCGATCGGAACGCTCAATGGCCGCTACTATCAGCAGAGCGGCATCCCCGACCGACGCATCTCCATGATGCCCTACGCGGTCGACAATGCTTTTTTTCACGCGCGCGCGGCCGAATCCGCCTCCGCGCGCGCCGCGCTCCGCGCTGCGCTCGACCTTGAACCCCGCCGGCCCGTGATCCTCTATGCGGGTAAGATGACCGCGCGCAAGGCTCCGGGCGACCTATTGGATGCCTACGCTCGGTTGGCCTCCAGCTGCCCCGCGGGACGGCGCCCGTATCTCCTTTACGTGGGCGACGGCGAGTTGCGCCGCGCCCTGGAGCAACGGGCGTCTGCCAGGGGTCTGGATACGATCAGGTTCCTCGGCTTCAAGAACCAGACCGAGATGCCGGCCCTCTACGAGCTTAGCGATGTGTGTGTGGTGCCCTCGCTCGTGGAGCCGTGGGGCCTGGTCGTCAACGAGGCGATGAATGCGGGCAAGGCGATCGTCGCCAGCGACCGGGTGGGGTGCGCGCCGGACCTGGTGCATGACGGCGTCAACGGCTTCATCTTCAAGGCCGGCGACCGCGCGGACCTCACGCGCAGGCTTGAGGAGGCGCTTGCCGACCCCCATCGATGCGCTGCGATGGGACAGCGCAGCCTGGAAATCATCGGCCGCTGGAGCTTCGAGGAAGACGTGCAAGGCCTCCGTACTGCTCTGGGTTTGTAGTCACGCGCCGGCGCGCGTGCGCCGCAGCCCGGCCGCGCAGGGTTCGACCTGGAACCACGCAGAGTTCGAGTTGAAAAAACGCTCCGGATCGCGGCCGCCCTCCGTGTCGGCGCCGCTTGCGCTCTGAGATGCGGATTCTCCACGTTATCCC from Candidatus Binataceae bacterium includes the following:
- a CDS encoding glycosyltransferase family 4 protein, translated to MKSGVRLAYLVTHPIQYQAPLLRRIAAEPDIRLKVFFASDVSLREFVDRGFSRAIRWDVPLLSGYEYEFLPALGSKNNPSFWRPINYGLAARLEAGRFDALWVHGYMRWQHWAAMAAAKRRGIKVLVRDEATAISSLRGAPKRKLKKLLFAWLKRVADGFLAIGTLNGRYYQQSGIPDRRISMMPYAVDNAFFHARAAESASARAALRAALDLEPRRPVILYAGKMTARKAPGDLLDAYARLASSCPAGRRPYLLYVGDGELRRALEQRASARGLDTIRFLGFKNQTEMPALYELSDVCVVPSLVEPWGLVVNEAMNAGKAIVASDRVGCAPDLVHDGVNGFIFKAGDRADLTRRLEEALADPHRCAAMGQRSLEIIGRWSFEEDVQGLRTALGL
- a CDS encoding glycosyltransferase family 9 protein yields the protein MAARRILIYRLGSLGDTVVALPCFHLIARRFPDAERWLLSNRSVGPTTPSAADVLGGSGLVHGFIEYPRGLRGLRALAALSRRIRSLRPELLIFLAEPRGLRALMRDVAFFRASGVGQIIPPPWRRELQRYHYDAASQSYECETERLARCVRELGDARLAERASWDLRLSAEEQARAATLVRGWPGSKQYIACSVGARIEVKDWGVGNWQALLARLGEDRPELGLVLVGAAREASVSDMAAARWRGPTINLCGAATPRETAALLARARLFVGHDCGPMHLAAAMGTSCVAVFSARLPLRLWSPYGDHHRVVYHRVPCEGCALERCAKFQKKCITSITVDEVYFAARAALDESLAEPESTRRTGSVGL